Proteins encoded by one window of Pseudomonas coleopterorum:
- a CDS encoding TolC family outer membrane protein, producing MLRSRFPSATALALAVSGAIPGLALAQQAPLASMTDLVSVYQEAVLNNADLAASRADYAAQSEIVPQARAGLLPNLSAGYDINDTRTALDQPSAVYNRSGNSYRAQLSQPLFRADRWFQLKAAKAVDEQAAVQLSATEQNLILQSAQAYFSVLRAQDNLATARAEENAFRRQLDQSQERFNVGLSDKTDTLQSQASYDTARANRIIAQRQVDDAFQALITLTNREYNSIQGIVHTLPVLAPIPNDASTWVDTASRQNLDLLASNYAVEAAEQTLRQRKAGHAPTVDAVAQYQKGDNDNLGFSNPSTLPGVSYGSDVSQRSIGVQLNIPIYSGGLTSSQVREAYARLTQSEQQRESLRRQVVENTRNLHRAVNTDVEQVQARKQSIISNQSSVLATEIGYQVGTRNIVDVLDAQRQLYSSVRDYNNTRYDYILDNLRLKQAAGILSPGDLQDLTRFLKADYNPDKDFLPPDLAKAAEALLKPPAKP from the coding sequence ATGCTGCGCAGTAGATTTCCCTCGGCAACGGCCCTCGCCCTGGCCGTGTCCGGTGCCATCCCAGGCCTGGCCCTGGCGCAGCAGGCACCGTTGGCGAGCATGACCGATCTGGTCAGCGTCTATCAGGAAGCGGTATTGAACAACGCTGACCTGGCCGCCTCGCGGGCCGACTATGCCGCGCAAAGCGAAATCGTGCCGCAGGCGCGCGCCGGTTTGCTGCCCAACCTGTCGGCCGGTTACGACATCAACGACACCCGCACGGCGCTGGACCAGCCCTCGGCGGTGTACAACCGCAGCGGCAATTCCTACCGTGCGCAATTGAGCCAGCCGCTGTTCCGTGCCGACCGCTGGTTCCAGCTCAAGGCGGCCAAGGCGGTCGACGAGCAGGCTGCAGTGCAGTTGTCGGCCACCGAGCAGAACCTGATTCTGCAAAGTGCCCAGGCCTACTTCTCTGTACTGCGCGCCCAGGACAACCTGGCCACCGCGCGCGCCGAGGAGAATGCATTCCGGCGCCAGCTCGATCAGTCCCAGGAGCGCTTCAACGTCGGTCTTTCCGACAAGACCGACACCCTGCAGTCCCAGGCCAGCTACGACACTGCCCGGGCCAACCGGATCATCGCCCAGCGTCAGGTGGACGACGCCTTCCAGGCGCTGATCACGCTGACCAACCGCGAATACAATTCGATCCAGGGCATCGTTCACACTCTGCCCGTGCTGGCGCCGATACCCAATGACGCCAGTACCTGGGTCGATACCGCTTCGCGGCAGAACCTCGATCTGCTGGCCAGCAACTACGCCGTGGAAGCCGCCGAGCAGACCTTGCGCCAGCGCAAGGCCGGGCATGCGCCGACGGTGGATGCGGTCGCGCAATACCAGAAGGGCGACAACGACAATCTGGGTTTCAGCAACCCATCGACTCTGCCGGGCGTCAGCTATGGCAGCGATGTGTCGCAGCGCAGCATCGGCGTGCAGTTGAACATTCCGATCTACAGCGGCGGGCTGACCAGCTCGCAGGTGCGTGAAGCCTACGCACGGCTCACGCAAAGCGAGCAGCAGCGCGAAAGCCTGCGTCGGCAGGTGGTGGAGAACACGCGCAACCTGCACCGCGCGGTCAATACCGATGTCGAGCAGGTGCAGGCGCGCAAGCAGTCGATCATTTCCAACCAGAGCTCGGTGCTGGCCACCGAGATCGGCTATCAGGTGGGGACACGCAACATCGTCGACGTGCTCGACGCGCAGCGCCAGTTGTACAGCTCGGTGCGCGACTACAACAACACCCGCTACGACTACATTCTGGACAACCTGCGCCTCAAGCAGGCGGCAGGTATCCTGAGCCCGGGGGACCTGCAGGACCTGACGCGCTTCCTCAAGGCCGACTACAACCCGGACAAGGATTTCCTGCCACCGGACCTGGCCAAGGCCGCCGAAGCGCTGCTCAAGCCGCCAGCGAAACCATGA
- the thiC gene encoding phosphomethylpyrimidine synthase ThiC has translation MNTKAKNTVHLSESAQVDSGSVQPFTRSRKIYVQGSRADIRVPMREISLDVTPTDFSTGNSSGEINPPVTVYDTSGPYTDPNVVIDVRKGLADVRSAWIDDRGDTERLPGLSSDFGQQRLSDDELTKLRFAHVRNPRRAKAGANVSQMHYARQGIITAEMEYVAIRENMKLAEARAAGLLKDQHKGHSFGASIPKEITAEFVREEIARGRAIIPANINHTELEPMIIGRNFLVKINGNIGNSALGSSIEEEVAKLTWGIRWGSDTVMDLSTGKHIHETREWIIRNSPVPIGTVPIYQALEKVGGVAEDLTWELFRDTLIEQAEQGVDYFTIHAGVLLRYVPLTAKRVTGIVSRGGSIMAKWCLAHHKENFLYTHFDEICEIMKAYDVSFSLGDGLRPGSIADANDEAQFGELETLGELTKIAWKHDVQCMIEGPGHVPMQLIKENMDKQLECCDEAPFYTLGPLTTDIAPGYDHITSGIGAAMIGWFGCAMLCYVTPKEHLGLPNKDDVKTGIITYKIAAHAADLAKGHPGAQIRDNALSKARFEFRWEDQFNLGLDPDTARAYHDETLPKDSAKVAHFCSMCGPKFCSMKITQEVREYAANQKIETVDLSVEEGMREQAKRFKQEGSQLYQKV, from the coding sequence ATGAATACAAAAGCAAAAAACACCGTGCATTTGAGCGAATCGGCCCAAGTCGATTCAGGCTCCGTGCAGCCCTTCACCCGTTCGCGCAAGATCTACGTCCAGGGCTCGCGGGCAGACATCCGTGTGCCCATGCGTGAAATCAGCCTGGACGTCACTCCGACCGACTTTTCCACCGGCAACAGCAGCGGTGAGATCAACCCGCCGGTGACCGTCTACGACACCTCCGGCCCCTACACCGACCCCAATGTCGTCATCGACGTGCGCAAGGGCCTGGCCGACGTGCGTTCGGCCTGGATCGACGACCGTGGTGACACCGAACGGCTGCCCGGCCTGAGTTCTGACTTCGGCCAACAGCGCCTGAGCGACGACGAACTGACCAAACTGCGCTTCGCTCACGTGCGCAACCCGCGCCGGGCCAAGGCCGGCGCCAACGTCAGCCAGATGCACTACGCACGTCAGGGCATCATCACCGCCGAAATGGAATACGTCGCCATCCGCGAGAACATGAAGCTGGCCGAGGCCCGCGCTGCCGGCCTGCTCAAGGATCAGCACAAGGGCCACAGCTTCGGCGCCAGCATTCCCAAGGAGATCACCGCCGAGTTCGTGCGTGAAGAAATCGCCCGTGGCCGCGCGATCATTCCGGCCAACATCAACCACACCGAACTCGAACCGATGATCATCGGCCGCAACTTCCTGGTGAAGATCAACGGCAACATCGGCAACAGCGCCCTGGGTTCCTCCATCGAGGAGGAAGTGGCCAAGCTCACCTGGGGCATCCGCTGGGGCTCGGACACGGTGATGGACCTGTCCACCGGCAAGCACATCCACGAAACCCGCGAGTGGATCATCCGCAATTCGCCCGTGCCGATCGGTACCGTGCCCATCTATCAGGCCCTGGAAAAAGTCGGCGGCGTGGCCGAAGACCTGACCTGGGAGCTGTTCCGCGACACCCTCATCGAGCAGGCCGAGCAGGGCGTGGACTACTTCACCATCCATGCCGGGGTTCTGTTGCGCTACGTCCCGTTGACCGCCAAGCGGGTCACCGGCATCGTCAGCCGCGGCGGGTCGATCATGGCCAAGTGGTGCCTGGCGCACCACAAGGAAAACTTCCTCTACACGCACTTCGACGAGATCTGCGAAATCATGAAGGCCTACGACGTCAGCTTCTCCCTGGGCGACGGTCTGCGTCCGGGCTCGATCGCCGACGCCAACGACGAAGCTCAGTTCGGGGAGCTGGAAACCCTCGGCGAGCTGACCAAGATCGCCTGGAAGCACGACGTGCAGTGCATGATCGAAGGTCCGGGGCACGTGCCGATGCAACTGATCAAGGAGAACATGGACAAGCAGCTGGAATGCTGCGACGAAGCGCCGTTCTACACCCTCGGCCCGCTGACCACCGACATCGCGCCGGGTTACGACCACATCACCTCGGGCATCGGTGCAGCGATGATCGGCTGGTTCGGTTGCGCCATGCTTTGCTACGTGACGCCCAAGGAGCACCTGGGCCTGCCGAACAAGGATGACGTGAAGACCGGCATCATCACCTACAAGATCGCCGCGCACGCCGCCGACCTGGCCAAGGGGCACCCCGGCGCGCAGATCCGCGATAACGCCTTGAGCAAGGCGCGTTTCGAGTTCCGCTGGGAAGACCAGTTCAACCTCGGGCTGGACCCGGACACCGCGCGCGCCTACCACGACGAAACCCTGCCCAAGGACTCGGCCAAGGTCGCGCACTTCTGCTCGATGTGCGGGCCGAAGTTCTGTTCCATGAAGATCACTCAGGAAGTGCGCGAGTATGCGGCCAACCAGAAGATCGAGACCGTCGACCTGAGCGTGGAGGAAGGAATGCGCGAACAGGCCAAGCGCTTCAAGCAGGAAGGCAGCCAGCTGTACCAGAAAGTCTGA
- the cytX gene encoding putative hydroxymethylpyrimidine transporter CytX codes for MKTSYSPDIAVSTAQRVLGGRDLFSLWFSLGVGLMVLQTGALLAPGLGLAGALGAIFLGTLVGVLLLAGVGVIGSDTGLSAMAALRLTLGHGAGSVPALLNLLQLIGWGSFEIIVMRDAASLLGTRAFGEGSLGSNPWLWTLLFGALVTLLAVSGPLTFVRKVLRKWGIWLLLAACLWLTWNLFAKADLAALWNTAGDGSMDLATGFDIAIAMPLSWLPLIADYSRFGKRARNVFGGTAVGFFIGNFWLMSLGVAYTLAFAPSGEVNALLLALAGAGLGIPLLLILLDESENAFADIHSAAVSTSLLSGLKVEHLALAIGITCTLIACLAPLAQYQNFLLLIGSVFAPLFGVVLMDHFVLRKRAIQVEPRAVRWSALLAWLGGVCLYHLLANLYPQIGATLPALVVAGLLYYLIERVLNRAPGTARA; via the coding sequence TTGAAAACCTCCTACTCCCCCGATATCGCGGTCTCCACCGCCCAGCGCGTGCTGGGCGGACGTGATCTGTTCTCCCTGTGGTTTTCCCTGGGCGTCGGCCTCATGGTGCTGCAGACCGGCGCCTTGCTGGCGCCCGGCCTGGGCCTTGCCGGTGCGCTGGGCGCCATTTTTCTCGGGACCCTGGTGGGTGTGCTGCTGCTCGCCGGCGTCGGCGTGATCGGCAGCGACACCGGGTTGTCGGCCATGGCCGCCCTGCGCCTGACCCTGGGCCATGGTGCCGGCAGCGTGCCGGCGCTGCTCAACCTGCTGCAACTGATCGGCTGGGGCTCGTTCGAAATCATCGTCATGCGCGATGCGGCCAGCCTGCTGGGCACCCGGGCCTTCGGCGAAGGCAGCCTGGGCAGCAATCCGTGGTTGTGGACGCTGCTGTTCGGCGCGTTGGTCACGCTGCTGGCGGTCAGTGGACCGCTGACCTTCGTGCGCAAGGTGCTGCGCAAATGGGGCATCTGGTTGCTGCTGGCCGCCTGCCTTTGGCTGACCTGGAACCTCTTCGCCAAGGCTGACCTGGCAGCTCTGTGGAACACTGCGGGCGACGGCTCCATGGACCTGGCCACCGGCTTTGACATCGCGATTGCCATGCCCCTGTCGTGGCTGCCGCTGATTGCCGATTACTCGCGATTCGGCAAGCGCGCCCGCAACGTGTTCGGCGGCACCGCCGTGGGCTTCTTCATCGGCAATTTCTGGTTGATGAGCCTGGGCGTCGCCTACACCCTGGCGTTCGCGCCCAGTGGTGAAGTCAATGCACTGCTGTTGGCGCTGGCCGGTGCCGGCCTGGGCATACCGCTGCTGCTGATTCTGCTGGACGAGTCGGAGAACGCCTTTGCCGACATCCATTCGGCTGCGGTATCGACCAGCCTGTTGTCAGGCTTGAAGGTGGAGCACCTGGCCCTGGCCATCGGTATAACCTGCACGCTGATCGCCTGCCTGGCACCGCTGGCGCAGTACCAGAACTTCCTGCTGCTGATCGGCTCGGTCTTCGCGCCGCTGTTCGGCGTGGTCCTGATGGACCACTTCGTGCTGCGCAAACGCGCCATCCAGGTCGAGCCACGGGCTGTGCGCTGGAGCGCGCTGCTGGCGTGGCTGGGCGGTGTGTGTCTGTATCATCTGCTGGCCAATCTGTACCCACAGATCGGAGCAACCCTGCCAGCGCTGGTGGTGGCCGGGTTGCTGTACTACCTGATCGAGCGGGTGCTCAACCGCGCCCCGGGAACAGCTCGGGCTTGA
- a CDS encoding RsiV family protein translates to MSFLKFTSVACVALTLGACASVFQTNYRAPLETKREAFEHIKPGCDNQDCPLVNIDVVHFPDEPGLDAAIDKRLREMTVNTPDARVPATLKAYEDQFMREAQPRYSSYLQAKVREQHDGIVVVELSSYVMTGGAHGMPGRGFINWSRREHRELTLKDMLVPGQERAFWQAAEEAHRGWLVASKLDKDADFIRQWPFQQTPNIALTYGGVVLKYNVYSIAPYAMGHPEVKIAYPRLNGVIKPELFPGRG, encoded by the coding sequence ATGTCGTTTCTCAAGTTCACCTCCGTGGCCTGCGTCGCCTTGACCCTGGGTGCCTGCGCCAGTGTCTTCCAAACCAACTACCGGGCGCCGCTGGAGACCAAGCGCGAAGCTTTCGAGCACATCAAGCCCGGCTGCGACAATCAGGACTGCCCACTGGTGAACATCGACGTGGTGCATTTTCCCGACGAGCCCGGTTTGGATGCAGCCATCGACAAACGCTTGCGCGAGATGACCGTCAATACTCCCGACGCGCGCGTACCGGCGACCCTTAAGGCTTATGAAGATCAATTCATGCGCGAGGCCCAGCCGCGCTACAGCAGCTACCTGCAAGCCAAGGTACGCGAGCAGCATGACGGTATCGTGGTGGTCGAGCTGTCCAGCTACGTCATGACCGGTGGCGCCCACGGCATGCCGGGGCGCGGCTTCATCAACTGGTCGCGTCGCGAGCATCGCGAACTGACCCTGAAGGACATGCTGGTACCGGGCCAGGAACGCGCGTTCTGGCAGGCTGCCGAAGAAGCCCACCGTGGCTGGCTGGTCGCCAGCAAGCTGGACAAGGATGCCGACTTCATTCGTCAGTGGCCTTTCCAGCAGACGCCGAACATTGCCTTGACCTATGGGGGCGTGGTGCTCAAGTACAACGTGTACAGCATCGCCCCCTACGCCATGGGCCACCCGGAAGTGAAGATCGCCTATCCGCGCCTCAATGGCGTGATCAAGCCCGAGCTGTTCCCGGGGCGCGGTTGA
- a CDS encoding NUDIX domain-containing protein, which yields MPDSSRSTPKAVEIDKTERCFQGFYRLDKLFLRHELFNGGMSKQISRELFVRHDAVCVLPYDAVRDEVVLIEQFRVGAVGKVDNPWLIEMVAGLIDKDEQPEEVAHREADEEAGLQIEALWPVTKYFPSPGGSDEYVHLYLGRCSSEGAGGLHGLEEEGEDIRVKVWAFDDALQAVRDGRIINAAAIIAIQWLALNRDEVRGLWS from the coding sequence ATGCCAGATTCATCCCGATCCACCCCCAAGGCGGTCGAGATCGACAAGACCGAACGTTGCTTCCAGGGCTTCTACAGACTGGACAAGCTGTTCCTGCGCCACGAGCTGTTCAACGGTGGCATGAGCAAGCAGATCAGCCGCGAACTGTTCGTGCGCCACGACGCCGTGTGCGTGTTGCCCTACGATGCCGTTCGCGACGAAGTGGTCCTGATCGAGCAGTTCCGGGTCGGCGCGGTGGGCAAGGTCGACAACCCCTGGCTGATCGAAATGGTCGCCGGGTTGATCGACAAGGACGAGCAGCCCGAGGAAGTCGCCCATCGCGAAGCCGACGAGGAAGCGGGGCTGCAGATCGAAGCGCTGTGGCCAGTCACCAAGTACTTCCCGTCGCCCGGCGGCAGCGATGAATACGTGCATCTGTACCTGGGTCGCTGCAGCAGCGAAGGCGCGGGCGGCCTGCATGGCCTGGAGGAGGAGGGCGAGGACATCCGCGTCAAGGTCTGGGCGTTCGACGATGCCCTGCAGGCCGTGCGCGACGGTCGGATCATCAACGCGGCAGCGATCATCGCCATTCAATGGCTGGCGCTGAACCGCGACGAAGTCAGGGGGCTGTGGTCGTGA
- a CDS encoding DUF1249 domain-containing protein yields MAGAEPRRSQGAVVVSPLRERYRVDLVGLQAACEANYARLMRLLPDMRSQQLSRRIAMTQADQMLGVLTLEVLLACPYTTTLRVRQEHSLPWLPVPQMEVQVYHDARMAEVISAEHARRFRSVYPYPNEAMHQPDEKAQLNLFLGEWLSHCLACGHEYEAVR; encoded by the coding sequence ATGGCTGGCGCTGAACCGCGACGAAGTCAGGGGGCTGTGGTCGTGAGTCCGTTGCGCGAGCGCTACCGCGTCGACCTGGTCGGCTTGCAGGCCGCCTGCGAGGCCAACTATGCGCGACTCATGCGATTGTTGCCGGACATGCGCAGCCAGCAGTTGTCACGCCGCATCGCCATGACCCAGGCCGACCAGATGCTCGGCGTGCTGACCCTCGAGGTGCTGCTGGCCTGTCCGTACACCACCACCCTGCGCGTGCGCCAGGAACACAGCCTGCCCTGGCTGCCGGTGCCGCAGATGGAAGTGCAGGTGTATCACGATGCGCGCATGGCCGAGGTCATCAGCGCCGAGCATGCCCGTCGTTTCCGCAGCGTCTATCCCTATCCCAACGAGGCCATGCACCAACCCGACGAAAAGGCCCAGCTCAACCTGTTTCTCGGCGAATGGCTCAGCCACTGCCTGGCCTGCGGCCACGAGTACGAAGCGGTACGCTGA
- the cpdA gene encoding 3',5'-cyclic-AMP phosphodiesterase — MSSPSDRAVDAPVLLVQLSDSHLVAEADGAMFGLNTRQSLAQVVSQVQAEQPHIDLLVATGDLSQDGTLASYHAFAQATAGIAAPMRWLPGNHDEPAVMQQAAQGTQWLEPVVDIGAWRVTLLDSAIAGSAAGHLADEQLQLLERSLAEAPHRHHLVCLHHHPVSIDSSWMEPIGLRNRHALFELLARFAQVRGVLWGHVHQEIDRQAHGVRLLASPSTCIQFLPRSEDFALDDRAPGYRWLRLMPDGQIETGVSRLADFSFTPDLDAAGY; from the coding sequence TTGTCGAGCCCATCTGATCGCGCTGTCGATGCCCCGGTGCTGCTCGTGCAGCTGTCGGACAGCCACCTGGTGGCCGAAGCCGACGGAGCCATGTTCGGCTTGAATACCCGGCAGAGCCTGGCGCAGGTCGTCAGCCAGGTGCAAGCGGAACAGCCGCACATCGATTTGCTGGTCGCCACTGGCGACCTGTCTCAGGACGGCACGCTGGCTTCCTACCATGCGTTTGCCCAGGCCACAGCGGGAATTGCCGCGCCGATGCGCTGGCTGCCTGGCAATCACGACGAACCGGCGGTCATGCAGCAGGCCGCGCAGGGCACGCAGTGGCTGGAGCCGGTGGTGGACATCGGTGCCTGGCGAGTAACGCTGCTCGATTCCGCCATCGCAGGTTCGGCGGCGGGTCATCTGGCCGACGAGCAGTTGCAGCTGCTCGAACGGTCGCTTGCCGAGGCACCGCACAGGCATCACCTGGTGTGTCTGCACCATCATCCAGTGTCCATCGACAGCTCCTGGATGGAGCCCATTGGCTTGCGCAATCGGCATGCCCTGTTCGAACTGCTTGCCCGCTTTGCGCAAGTGCGGGGTGTGCTCTGGGGGCACGTGCATCAGGAGATCGACCGGCAGGCTCATGGCGTGCGCCTGTTGGCATCGCCCTCGACCTGCATCCAGTTTCTGCCGCGCAGCGAGGATTTCGCCCTGGATGACCGCGCCCCGGGCTACCGCTGGCTGCGTCTGATGCCGGATGGACAGATCGAAACCGGCGTCTCGCGCCTGGCGGACTTTAGCTTCACCCCGGATCTGGACGCGGCGGGTTATTGA
- a CDS encoding YqiA/YcfP family alpha/beta fold hydrolase yields the protein MPGSILYIHGLNSSPDSQKARQLSALMQRIGLADQLRAPALHHHPRQAIAQLEAALAQLDAPLLVGSSLGGYYATHLAQRFGLKAVLINPVVNPHHLFDGYLGEQTNHYTRERWQLTHDHVTALAELEVPAPTDRERLQVWLQTGDETLDYRQAAAFYQACSVHIENGGDHGFQGFAQKLPALLAFAGIDAERLDGIDLAQL from the coding sequence ATGCCCGGTTCGATCCTCTACATTCATGGTCTGAACAGCTCGCCGGATTCGCAGAAAGCCCGCCAATTGAGTGCGCTGATGCAACGCATCGGCCTGGCTGATCAACTGCGCGCGCCCGCCTTGCACCACCATCCGCGCCAGGCCATCGCCCAACTCGAAGCGGCACTGGCGCAGCTCGACGCACCCTTGCTGGTGGGAAGCTCGCTGGGCGGCTACTATGCGACACACCTGGCCCAGCGCTTTGGCCTCAAGGCAGTGCTGATCAACCCGGTGGTCAACCCGCACCACCTGTTCGATGGCTACCTGGGCGAACAGACCAACCATTACACTCGCGAGCGCTGGCAGCTGACCCACGACCATGTCACGGCACTGGCCGAGCTGGAAGTGCCGGCCCCCACGGACCGCGAGCGGCTCCAGGTGTGGCTGCAGACCGGCGACGAGACCCTCGACTATCGCCAGGCGGCGGCCTTCTACCAAGCCTGCAGCGTGCACATCGAAAACGGCGGCGACCACGGCTTCCAGGGCTTTGCGCAGAAGTTGCCAGCGCTGCTGGCATTCGCCGGCATCGACGCCGAGCGCCTGGATGGCATCGACCTTGCCCAGCTTTGA
- the parE gene encoding DNA topoisomerase IV subunit B, which produces MANPSASSYNADAIEVLSGLDPVRKRPGMYTDTSRPNHLAQEVIDNSVDEALAGHARSIQVILHADHSLEVSDDGRGMPVDIHPEEGVSGVELILTKLHAGGKFSNKNYQFSGGLHGVGISVVNALSNQVRVRVKRDGNEYQMTFADGFKATDLEVIGTVGKRNTGTSVYFAPDPKYFDSPKFSVSRLKHVLKAKAVLCPGLLVSFEDKGSGEKVEWHYEDGLRSYLIDAVTEFARLPDEPFCGSLAGNKEAVDWALLWLPEGGDSVQESYVNLIPTAQGGTHVNGLRQGLLDAMREFCEFRNLLPRGLKLAPEDIWERIAFVLSMKMQDAQFSGQTKERLSSREAAAFVSGVVKDAFSLWLNAHPELGMQLAELAISNAGRRLKASKKVERKRITQGPALPGKLADCAGQDPARSELFLVEGDSAGGSAKQARDKEFQAILPLRGKILNTWEVDGSEVLASQEVHNIAVAIGVDPGAADISQLRYGKVCILADADSDGLHIATLLCALFVQHFRPLVDAGHVYVAMPPLYRIDLGKEIFYALDEAERDGILDRLVAEKKRGKLQVTRFKGLGEMNPPQLRETTMDPNTRRLVQLTLDDFAGTTEIMDMLLAKKRAGDRKAWLESKGNLAEVLA; this is translated from the coding sequence ATGGCCAATCCCAGCGCTAGCTCCTATAACGCAGACGCCATCGAAGTCCTCTCGGGCCTCGACCCGGTGCGCAAGCGCCCGGGCATGTACACCGACACCAGTCGGCCCAACCACCTGGCCCAGGAAGTCATCGACAACAGTGTCGACGAAGCCCTGGCGGGCCACGCACGGTCGATCCAGGTCATCCTGCACGCCGATCACTCCCTGGAAGTGTCCGACGACGGCCGCGGCATGCCTGTGGACATCCACCCGGAGGAAGGCGTCAGCGGCGTCGAGCTGATCCTCACCAAGCTGCACGCCGGCGGCAAGTTCTCCAACAAGAACTACCAGTTCTCCGGCGGCCTGCACGGGGTCGGTATCTCCGTGGTCAACGCCCTGTCCAATCAGGTGCGGGTCAGGGTCAAGCGCGACGGCAACGAGTATCAGATGACCTTCGCCGATGGCTTCAAGGCCACCGACCTGGAAGTCATCGGTACGGTCGGCAAGCGCAACACCGGCACCAGCGTGTACTTCGCCCCGGACCCGAAATACTTCGATTCGCCCAAGTTTTCCGTCAGCCGCCTCAAGCATGTGCTCAAGGCCAAGGCGGTGCTCTGTCCCGGCCTGCTGGTCAGCTTCGAGGACAAGGGCAGCGGCGAGAAGGTCGAATGGCATTATGAAGACGGCCTGCGCTCGTACCTGATCGATGCGGTCACCGAGTTCGCCCGTCTGCCGGACGAGCCGTTCTGCGGCAGCCTGGCGGGCAACAAGGAAGCCGTGGACTGGGCGCTGCTGTGGTTGCCTGAAGGCGGCGACAGCGTTCAGGAAAGCTACGTCAACCTGATTCCGACGGCCCAGGGCGGTACCCACGTCAACGGCCTGCGCCAGGGCCTGCTCGATGCCATGCGCGAATTCTGCGAGTTCCGCAACCTGCTGCCGCGCGGGCTGAAGCTGGCGCCTGAAGACATCTGGGAGCGTATCGCCTTCGTCCTGTCGATGAAGATGCAGGATGCGCAGTTCTCCGGTCAGACCAAGGAGCGGTTGTCCTCGCGCGAGGCGGCAGCGTTCGTGTCCGGCGTGGTCAAGGACGCCTTCAGCCTGTGGCTCAACGCGCATCCTGAATTGGGCATGCAGCTGGCCGAGCTGGCGATCAGCAACGCCGGCCGCCGCCTCAAGGCGAGCAAGAAAGTCGAGCGCAAGCGCATCACCCAAGGCCCGGCATTGCCCGGCAAGCTGGCCGACTGCGCCGGCCAGGACCCGGCCCGCTCCGAGCTGTTCCTGGTCGAGGGTGACTCGGCAGGTGGCTCGGCCAAACAGGCACGGGACAAGGAGTTCCAGGCGATCCTGCCGTTGCGCGGCAAGATCCTAAACACTTGGGAAGTGGACGGCAGCGAGGTCCTGGCCAGCCAGGAAGTGCACAACATCGCCGTGGCCATCGGGGTCGATCCCGGTGCCGCCGATATCAGCCAGCTGCGCTACGGCAAGGTGTGCATCCTCGCCGACGCCGACTCCGACGGCCTGCACATCGCAACTTTGCTTTGTGCGCTGTTCGTTCAGCACTTCCGGCCCCTAGTGGACGCCGGCCATGTCTACGTCGCCATGCCGCCGCTGTACCGCATCGACCTGGGTAAGGAGATCTTCTACGCCCTGGACGAAGCCGAGCGCGATGGCATCCTCGACCGCCTGGTGGCCGAAAAGAAACGCGGCAAGCTGCAGGTCACGCGCTTCAAGGGTCTGGGGGAGATGAACCCACCGCAGCTGCGCGAAACCACCATGGACCCCAACACCCGCCGCCTGGTGCAACTGACCCTGGACGACTTCGCCGGCACTACCGAGATCATGGACATGCTGCTGGCCAAGAAACGTGCGGGCGACCGCAAGGCGTGGCTCGAGTCCAAGGGCAATCTGGCCGAGGTGCTGGCTTGA